From the Scophthalmus maximus strain ysfricsl-2021 chromosome 11, ASM2237912v1, whole genome shotgun sequence genome, one window contains:
- the zgc:162193 gene encoding TRPM8 channel-associated factor homolog, producing the protein MSYQPAQNTHDGAYMSLMSGLRELDLRGTSVPSDLVLIGDHAFPLAMNSRGQVLMAASLYGSGRIVALGHETYLTAFPALVENALTWLRGDGSDNLSVGVQKNVTAVADNLSKSSFQAKVVGAVSDGPGVGVYVTDAYSVGADPKDLVAFLKGGGGVLIAGQAWNWAHNHPKKNTLLQFEGNKVSGVAGIYFSDRYGEAEYLPVYPQIPTSWKAVVIGKDFEDDLKFLLQGVSEFDIQGESVFSDLLVHGPLAFPIGTTDHGQTFLAGAYYGLGRVIVISHEEFIGSEPMAQFWNNAIHWLDEGRRGVIGVLPDHAMKVLSESGLQCEKTNFRKDLSVFVCTAYSTDHMEEIQNFVAEGGGLLIGGHAWYWAQTHSGQNTLKDFAGNKILNKMGVSLLGSTIRGGVYKAPVPSQAVQDTYHFRHLLRRFAEHVTKGEELTKHEEECLERLSVDCCTYLNLKAHDCYSYVQILSTLTDILMRSGMPQVRDSCPVSSAEDHLFLNVAPKVYQVCPDPDALLPYLIKVNPLKSLVQNHRIKINVNTAGWEEWISTGLYLSPGMKTYMSIPAEMINKGWKIQIGCQTDRLNHSELKRAPRVHEQFPITTEMVQVWNLWGGLIYLVAPGNTQVEGLQVIVQMAVPAPYYKSGMTTAAEWSTLRTAPSPWAELEFENIIITVPSDGIRDLERPDELAAHWNTIMRAIADLAAIPHKFPRKERFVADVQISLGWMHAGYPIMVHSASAAELVDYKNAKINGMWGPIHELGHNQQRGCWEFPSHTTECTCNLWSVYVHEEVFGINRAKAHPDLTYEKRKTQTQEYVKGGRKLDDWKLWIALETYLQLQEKFGWDAFKKVFAAYHKMGDVHGDNARKMNLYAETFSQTVGRNLAGFFKAWGWPIEPATEEKLSNLPSWNDHPFVQ; encoded by the exons ATGTCTTACCAACCCGCCCAAAACACCCATGACGGCGCCTACATGTCGCTGATGAGTGGCTTGAGAGAGTTGGATCTCCGTGGCACCAGTGTTCCCAGCGACCTGGTTCTGATTGGAGACCACGCCTTTCCTTTGGCAATGAACAGCCGAGGCCAGGTCCTGATGGCTGCGTCTCTGTACGGCAGTGGGAGGATTGTAGCTCTGGGTCATGAGACCTACCTGACGGCCTTCCCGGCTCTCGTGGAGAACGCTCTCACCTGGCTGAGAGGCGATGGATCCGACAACCTGTCAGTGGGGGTCCAGAAGAATGTCACGGCAGTCGCTGATAACCTCAGCAAATCCAGCTTCCAAGCCAAAGTGGTGGGGGCTGTTAGTGACGGTCCCGGTGTAGGCGTGTATGTGACAGATGCCTACAGTGTGGGTGCAGACCCGAAGGACCTGGTGGCATTTCtgaaaggtggaggaggagtgcTAATAGCAGGTCAGGCGTGGAACTGGGCCCACAATCACCCTAAGAAGAACACGCTGCTTCAGTTTGAAGGGAACAAGGTTTCTGGTGTGGCAGGGATCTACTTCTCTGATCGTTATGGTGAGGCAGAGTACCTGCCTGTCTATCCTCAAATCCCAACCTCCTGGAAGGCGGTAGT AATCGGCAAGGATTTTGAGGATGACTTGAAGTTCTTACTCCAGGGAGTTTCAGAGTTTGACATCCAGGGTGAATCAGTGTTTTCTGACCTCCTGGTCCATGGTCCTCTGGCTTTTCCTATTGGGACCACAGACCATGGACAGACATTTCTGGCAGGAGCCTACTATGGACTGGGTCGAGTCATAGTGATTTCGCATGAAGAATTTATTGGATCAGAG CCAATGGCCCAGTTTTGGAACAATGCCATTCACTGGTTGGATGAAGGCCGACGTGGGGTCATCGGTGTATTGCCTGATCATGCCATGAAAGTTCTCAGCGAGTCAGGGTTACAGTGTGAGAAGACAAACTTCAGGAAAGacctgagtgtgtttgtgtgtacagcGTACAGCACTGATCACATGGAGGAAATCCAGAACTTCgtggcagagggaggaggcctGCTGATCGGTGGACATGCCTGGTACTGGGCACAGACCCACTCTGGGCAAAACACATTGAAAGACTTTGCAG GGAACAAGATCCTGAACAAAATGGGCGTGAGCCTGTTGGGATCAACAATCAGAGGAGGTGTATACAAGGCCCCTGTACCAAGCCAGGCCGTCCAAGACACCTACCACTTCCGCCACCTTCTGCGCCGCTTTGCTGAGCATGTGACCAAGGGCGAAGAACTTACTAAGCATGAGGAGGAATGCCTTGAAAGGCTGAGCGTGGACTGTTGTACCTACTTGAACCTGAAGGCCCATGACTGCTACTCCTATGTGCAGATTCTGTCCACCCTCACTGATATCTTAATGAGGTCGGGCATGCCACAG GTGCGTGACAGCTGTCCTGTGTCGAGTGCCGAAGACCACCTGTTCCTCAATGTGGCTCCAAAGGTATATCAGGTTTGCCCAGATCCTGATGCCCTCCTGCCCTACCTCATCAAGGTTAACCCTTTGAAGTCACTCGTCCAAAACCACAGGATCAAGATTAATGTTAACACAGCAG gatgGGAGGAGTGGATCAGTACAGGTCTCTACCTATCTCCTGGTATGAAGACGTACATGTCCATACCTGCAGAGATGATCAACAAGGGATGGAAG ATCCAGATTggctgtcagacagacagactgaaccATTCAGAGTTGAAGAGAGCACCACGTGTTCATGAACAATTCCCCATAACCACGGAAATGGTTCAGGTGTGGAACCTCTGGGGTGGACTCATCTACCTGGTGGCCCCGGGCAACACACAGGTGGAGGGGTTACAGGTCATAGTGCAGATGGCAGTACCTGCGCCATATTACAAATCAG gcaTGACAACAGCAGCCGAGTGGTCCACGCTGCGCACTGCTCCCTCGCCCTGGGCAGAGTTGGAGtttgaaaacatcatcatcactgtaccATCGGATGGGATTCGGGACCTGGAGCGCCCCGATGAGTTGGCGGCACACTGGAACACCATCATGAGGGCCATTGCTGACCTGGCGGCCATACCACACAAATTTCCACGCAAAGAACGCTTTGTAGCGGACGTGCAGATTTCCCTTG GTTGGATGCATGCAGGCTATCCTATCATGGTGCACAGCGCTTCAGCAGCTGAGCTGGTCGACTATAAAAATGCCAAGATTAATGGCATGTGGGGGCCAATCCATGAACTGGGACACAAccagcagagaggctgctggGAGTTCCCATCACACACCACAGAGTGCACATGCAACCTCTGGTCAGTGTATGTGCATGAAGAGGTTTTCGGGATCAACAGGGCAAAG GCTCACCCAGATCTTACTTACGAAAAacgaaagacacaaacacaggagtATGTTAAGGGGGGCAGGAAACTCGATGACTGGAAATTGTGGATAGCCCTTGAGACGTATTTGCAG CTCCAGGAGAAGTTTGGCTGGGATGCCTTTAAGAAGGTGTTTGCTGCCTACCACAAGATGGGCGACGTTCACGGTGACAACGCAAGAAAGATGAACCTGTACGCTGAGACTTTCTCCCAGACTGTGGGGAGGAACCTGGCTGGATTCTTTAAGGCCTGGGGTTGGCCCATCGAGCCAGCCACAGAAGAGAAACTCTCCAACCTGCCCTCCTGGAACGACCATCCCTTTGTCCAGTAA